In Parerythrobacter aestuarii, the sequence TCGCTCGCCTTCGGTTGCCACGAACCCTTCCGTCAGCACCCCGGCGGCCTTGTTCACAGGACCATCACCGACGATGCCGTCGCGGGTATGCAGTTCCACAGTGACTTTCTCGGGTTCCAGACCTTCGGGAATATAGCTGTCCGCGCTCACCTTCAGCTTGCTCATGCAGTTGGCACAGCCTTCCACATTCCAGCGACTGAGTACGGGTTCGACATCGATCAACTCGCGCTTGCCGTCGCGTTCGCCATAAATCGCGATCAGCATCGAACCGCGCACCTTGGACCGGTCAATACCTTCTACGTGCGCAACTTTCGGCGCGGCAGACGTTGTCATTGCCGCGAGCGAATCGACCGCCTTGGCGGCAGGAGCATCGAGCGATCCCGGGCCGTAGGTATAGCCCATCTGCCCTTCGATATCGATGCAATCCGCGCTGGTGACAGAGGCTCCACTGGCATCGACAAACGGTAGCAAGGGAGTCTGCAGCGACATCGTCGCGTTACGGTCAGCCCCGGCCGGTGGCGGATTGTTCTCGCCATATGTGGCACCGGGATCGTTCGGATCGATGGTGAGGTTCTGGGTCGAACCGCTGCGCTGCTGCCATTTCCAGAACACATAGTCGATGAAGCAGTGGTGGAAGAAGAACACCGGATCGAGCCCGGCGGTGTTGTTCTCGCCCATGTCGCCATTGGCACCGGCGATGGGAGAGATATTCCCCTGCCCGGGCACGTCGAAACCGCCGACTGCCAAGTGCATGTAATTGTGCGGGCTTTCCAGCGCCATCACCAGCGATTGCGGGTTGGCGTTGTTGTAAGCGCTCGAGCTCGTGGTGTTGGAGAACAGCGTGTAGGTGGGTGCCGCAAGGCAGGCGACAAAGCGCTTGTGGATCAGTCCCCATGTGCCGCCGCCAACCACCACCTGGGTGTTGAGCCACTGCGTGATGTTGTAGTTCAGCTGCGTATTCTGGTCGGCTGCAGTAGGGAACTGCGCATTGTGCGCGGCGGATTCCGACTGCGCCTGCGGCGTACCGACGAGGCCGGAAAGCGGGTAGCGGACCGTCGCATACCCGGCAGGCTTGGAATACAGGGTCTGCCCGGCAACATCCTGGATCGCATCAGGCAGAGTGAAAGACCGTATCGGGTTGGGAATTTGCACGCCGTCGAGCGTATAGAACTCGTCTGTCAGGCAGGGGGGCAAGCCAAGAGAGAGGGATTGCTGGCTGGTTTCATCCCAGAACGGGAGCGTGACATCCTCGCAGCCCGGGATGGAGCGCAGCGCATTCTCCAGGCGCATCATGTAGGCCCGGTGCCAGGTCGGAAACAGGACTGTGCCATGCTGGCAATAACCGCCCCACCAGGACGGGTCAGTCGCCCCTTCGCCGGTAAATGGCTCGCCATGATACCCGCCGATTACGAAGAATGAATTCGGGTCGGTGGCCGGCAGATCCTTGATCCCCTTCCAGGCGCGCATCAGGTTGTCGAGTTCGGTCGTATTGCCATTGTCGAAATCGGCCTGGATATCCCAGATAGACCTGCGAACACGGATTGAATTAGTCATGGCAACACCCCTCCATTTCGGAAAAACACTCCGAATAAAACTCTGATGACGGACCCATATTTTTGTAAAATCTGAAATGACCACTAAATATTGCGGTTGTCAATATTCCCGGTTTGCCAAGCATCGAGAATTTTTATATTCACCTGCAGGACCAATCCGGGACATCGACTCATGCTCGAAGGGCTTTGGACATATCGCAGCTTCTTCAACCGCTACGACCGCGTGGATTCGGATGCCAATGCTGCGCTTGCGCTGCTGTTCGGCGAAGGCCTGTTGAAGCTGACCCGACTGCAAACCGGCAACTATACGGGCGGCCTGTCTTTCGGCGACGGCCTGGACCTGAATCTCGAATGCAAGATTCTGCGCGATAGTGACCCGTTCGAGTTCGCCTGGATCGGGACAGGGCTTGCCGGCAAGCCGACAGAGGGGTGGCGCTATGATTATCGAGGGTATCTTTCGCACCAGTGGCCAAATGCCATCGACCAGGTGCCGGCACTGGTGGGCACAGTGATCCGGACGCTAGCCCACGGCGACAATGCCCCGGCCGGGGTCACTGCTTCGTTCATCGCTGTAAAACACCCCGAGCGTGACGATGACGATGTCTCTGCTCCGCGCGCTCCGAGCTTCCTGACATGAGAGCGGACTGGGCGTGAGCGCAAACTGGCACAGCGTCCGCGCCCGGATCGGCGCAATTACCGCGCTCTTCGCCATGCCCGCCATCATGGCGATGCCGGCCAGCACGGCAACTATCGGTGCTATCCCGCTTTGTGCTGGCGATGGTGAAACCCGCTACATGCTACAGCCGCCGGACTCGCCGCTGCCCAGGTCTTCAAAACGCGATCAGGGTGACGGTAAATCCATGGCCTGCGCCCATGTTCCGGTGGTCCGCAAGGCCGGGGACGACCCCGAGGACGAAGCAGGATAGCTTCCTGTCCCTGGCCCACCCCTGCTATCAGGCAGGCGGTGGATTCATCCCTTCCACTCGCGACGTTCTTCGGCTGCTTTAAGCACTTCGTAGGAAAGCTGCAGTTTCTGGAACTCGTCTGCGGCCTCCTTGTCACCTGGCTTGACGTCGGGGTGCACGGCCTTGGCTTTGACACGGTAGGCCTTCTTGATCGCGGCGAAATCGGCGTCGGCATCCAGCCCGAGCACTTCAAGCGCGCGCATTTCATCGGCGGAGCGGCTGCCGTCGCCGCTGCCGGCCCAGCCATAATGCTGCGCCTCGGCATAGCCAGCGCTTTCGGCCTGCTCACTCTTGGCCCGGGCGGCTTTCTCCGCCTTGTCGAGCCCTTCGAAATAGTCCCACTTGGAATTGTATTCGGCGGCGTGCTTCTGGCAAAAATACCACCGCTCCGGGCTGTTTGGTGCCTTTGGCGCGGGGCAATCGCCCGGTTCTTCGCACCCATGCCGATCGCAAATACGCACGCTGGTCGCCTCGCGCGAGCCGCCATAGGGCCGCCAGCGGGGGAAGCCCCAATCGTCAGACCGACGCGCCTTAGGCATCGAGGAGGTTACATGCAGTTGGTCGGGCGATCATGACAGCCAATCTAGGGAGTATTGAGAGAGATGGAAAGTTCGGGAACCAGTTGCACAGTGAAATGTTGCATTGCAACAGAGTGTTTACCCCCGCCCGCTAGTGGGCACGCCAGACCAATCGACGAAAGCGCCCCCATGTTCCAAGACATGAGCAAACAACTGAGCTTTTCCGCAACCGTTTCGGTGCTGACCATGGCGCTGTTCGCGATGGCAGCGGGCCAGCAGGTTATCTCGGTCGAGCGCGCTCAGGCGCAGGCTCCGCTCGGGATATCGGCTTTCGCTCGCTAGGCGTCGGCCTGCCCCCGCCCATCGGGCAGGGGCACACCCTATTCCACCAGTCAGTCGATAACAACGGAGACCGCGCGGCGGTTCTGCGCCCATGCGCCTTCGTTCGAACCAAGCGCGACCGGACGTTCCTTGCCGTAGCTGACGACCGAGATGCGGCTGGCATCAATGCCCAAGCTGACCAGGTAGTTCTTGGCCGCATTGGCCCGGCGTTCACCCAGCGCGAGGTTGTATTCACGTGTGCCGCGTTCGTCGCAGTGCCCTTCGATGGTGATCGTCACATTGGGATATTGCGACAGGTACTGTGCCTGCGTCTGCAAGGCGGCGGCATCGGCGCTGTCGATATTGTAGCGATCGGTATCGAAATAGATGATGTTCTGCCCGTTGACGCCGCGCACGAAGTGCTCCTGCGTGCCGATCGCCGGGCCGGTGGGGACAGTCGGGCCAGGTGTCGGGGTCGTCGTGACCGGGCCCGGATCGGGCGGCAGGTCTTCAGGGGCGCTGGTCTTGCAGGCGGACAGCGCGAGGGCGCCGGCCAGCAGGGTGACAGAAGCGATATGAGCATTCATCAGGCGTCTCCTCAGTGAGAGAATCGAGTGCGGAGCGACCCGCTTCGATTTGTTATATAACACATTTATGGCAGGATCGGTCCCCATGCAGGGTCCGAGGCATCGACGGGGGTGTTGAGGCGGCGCAGGTTCTCGCCGGTCAGGTCGACCTGGTAGAGCGCGGTATCGCCGCTGTTTCGCTCGGTGCGGAAGAACTGGATGATGCGTCCGTTGGGTGCCCAGGTCGGGGCTTCATCCTGCCAGCCATTCGATAGCGTGCGAAAACCGCGTCCGTTGGGGCTGATCACTGCAATATTGAAGTCGCCGGCGATGTGCGTGAACGCGATCTGGTCGCCGCGCGGGCTCCATTCCGGTGTCGCCGCGCGTCCTCCGAAGAAGCTGATGCGGCGCTGGCTCGAACCGTCGGCGTTCATGACGTAGAGTTGCTGGCTGCCCGAACGGTCGCTCTCGAACACGATCTGGCCGCCGTCGGGCGAATAGGATCCGCCGATGTCGATCCCCGGCTCGTTGGTCAGCCGAACGCTCGGCCCGCCCGCCGCACTGACGCGGTAGATGTCGGTGTTGCCGTTAACGGCCATGGAATAGAGGATCCACTTGCCGTCCGGGCTCCAGCGCGGGGCGAAAGTGGGATTGGTGCTCTGCGTCACCAGCTGCTGCTGACCGGTGCCGATGTCGTAGATGTAGATGCGCGGGTTGCCGTCGACATAGCTGAGATACAGTAACCGGCGATAATCGGGTGAGTAACGCGGGGTGAGCGCAGTGGCGCGTCCGGTGGTGATGAAGCGATGGTTGGCCCCGTCGCTATCCATGATCGCCAGCCGCTTGGTGCGGTTATCCTTGGGCCCGGTCTCAGCGATGTAAGCGATGCGGCTGTCGAAAAACGGGCTTTCCCCGGTAAGCCGCGAATAGACCAGGTCGGAGCACTTGTGCGCCGCCCGGCGCCAGTCTGCCGGCGGGACGACCCAGCCGCTGCGCACCAGCTCTTCGCGCAGGGCCATGTCGTAGAGGTAGCAGCCGACGATCAGGTTCCCGTCGCCGCGCGCCCGGACATAGCCATGCACCAGCATTTCCGCGCCGCGATTGGACCATGTCGCCCACTGCGGATCGGTGATCTGCG encodes:
- a CDS encoding tyrosinase family protein; translation: MTNSIRVRRSIWDIQADFDNGNTTELDNLMRAWKGIKDLPATDPNSFFVIGGYHGEPFTGEGATDPSWWGGYCQHGTVLFPTWHRAYMMRLENALRSIPGCEDVTLPFWDETSQQSLSLGLPPCLTDEFYTLDGVQIPNPIRSFTLPDAIQDVAGQTLYSKPAGYATVRYPLSGLVGTPQAQSESAAHNAQFPTAADQNTQLNYNITQWLNTQVVVGGGTWGLIHKRFVACLAAPTYTLFSNTTSSSAYNNANPQSLVMALESPHNYMHLAVGGFDVPGQGNISPIAGANGDMGENNTAGLDPVFFFHHCFIDYVFWKWQQRSGSTQNLTIDPNDPGATYGENNPPPAGADRNATMSLQTPLLPFVDASGASVTSADCIDIEGQMGYTYGPGSLDAPAAKAVDSLAAMTTSAAPKVAHVEGIDRSKVRGSMLIAIYGERDGKRELIDVEPVLSRWNVEGCANCMSKLKVSADSYIPEGLEPEKVTVELHTRDGIVGDGPVNKAAGVLTEGFVATEGERPSYTLEIR
- a CDS encoding J domain-containing protein; amino-acid sequence: MPKARRSDDWGFPRWRPYGGSREATSVRICDRHGCEEPGDCPAPKAPNSPERWYFCQKHAAEYNSKWDYFEGLDKAEKAARAKSEQAESAGYAEAQHYGWAGSGDGSRSADEMRALEVLGLDADADFAAIKKAYRVKAKAVHPDVKPGDKEAADEFQKLQLSYEVLKAAEERREWKG
- the pal gene encoding peptidoglycan-associated lipoprotein Pal, which encodes MNAHIASVTLLAGALALSACKTSAPEDLPPDPGPVTTTPTPGPTVPTGPAIGTQEHFVRGVNGQNIIYFDTDRYNIDSADAAALQTQAQYLSQYPNVTITIEGHCDERGTREYNLALGERRANAAKNYLVSLGIDASRISVVSYGKERPVALGSNEGAWAQNRRAVSVVID
- the tolB gene encoding Tol-Pal system beta propeller repeat protein TolB, which produces MRTLAIIASIVIAAPAFAQNEDLGSAPPTTAAVEDIADEGDDEGGLSVSVSFEGNLDDLGIAIPAFAADRDVPTAANASGTSALGVELARIITSNLRNNGLFEPTGPDSLPKPTYPQITDPQWATWSNRGAEMLVHGYVRARGDGNLIVGCYLYDMALREELVRSGWVVPPADWRRAAHKCSDLVYSRLTGESPFFDSRIAYIAETGPKDNRTKRLAIMDSDGANHRFITTGRATALTPRYSPDYRRLLYLSYVDGNPRIYIYDIGTGQQQLVTQSTNPTFAPRWSPDGKWILYSMAVNGNTDIYRVSAAGGPSVRLTNEPGIDIGGSYSPDGGQIVFESDRSGSQQLYVMNADGSSQRRISFFGGRAATPEWSPRGDQIAFTHIAGDFNIAVISPNGRGFRTLSNGWQDEAPTWAPNGRIIQFFRTERNSGDTALYQVDLTGENLRRLNTPVDASDPAWGPILP